From a single Chloroflexota bacterium genomic region:
- a CDS encoding amidohydrolase family protein codes for MADYKVVDIHGHLNSPPELMAFKAGLLSSRIHRKRGSLKISDERMRPVVDNHVKRMDGVGTDVQFLSPRPFQLMHSDPLASIVEDFCKANNDAIKQSVDYYPDRYRGVCGLPQVWGEPVSIVFEEMERCVKELGFVGVMIDPDPSEGQDPYMPPMGDEYWYPLYEKMIELDVPALIHTASCRNNRETYSNHFITEEGIAIMSLMDHNTLDTFPDLKIIVCHGGGSVPYQIGRWRAHRWREKDVETFDESLRKLYFDAVLYNKESLDLLFQICGTDRCMFGTENPGSGSSQNPETGEWLDDLKPVIESIDWLSDQDRKNVFEDTAKKAFPRFSIA; via the coding sequence ATGGCGGACTACAAGGTTGTAGACATTCACGGGCACCTCAACAGCCCGCCGGAGCTCATGGCGTTCAAGGCGGGACTGCTCTCCAGCCGCATCCACCGCAAGCGCGGCAGCCTGAAGATTTCCGACGAGCGCATGCGCCCAGTGGTCGACAACCACGTCAAGCGCATGGACGGCGTCGGCACGGACGTCCAATTCCTCTCGCCGCGGCCCTTCCAGCTGATGCACTCTGACCCGCTTGCCAGCATCGTCGAGGACTTCTGCAAGGCCAACAACGACGCCATCAAGCAGTCCGTCGACTACTACCCCGACCGCTACCGCGGCGTCTGCGGCCTGCCGCAGGTGTGGGGCGAGCCCGTGAGCATCGTCTTCGAGGAGATGGAGCGGTGCGTCAAGGAGCTGGGCTTCGTCGGCGTCATGATCGACCCTGACCCCTCAGAGGGGCAGGACCCCTACATGCCTCCCATGGGCGACGAGTACTGGTACCCCCTCTATGAGAAGATGATTGAGCTGGACGTGCCCGCCCTGATCCACACGGCGTCCTGCCGCAACAACAGGGAGACCTACTCCAACCACTTCATCACGGAAGAGGGCATCGCCATCATGTCCCTCATGGACCACAACACGCTGGACACCTTCCCGGACCTGAAGATCATTGTGTGCCACGGCGGCGGCTCGGTGCCCTACCAGATTGGCCGGTGGCGCGCCCACCGCTGGCGCGAGAAGGACGTCGAGACCTTCGACGAGTCCCTGCGCAAGCTCTACTTCGACGCGGTGCTGTACAACAAGGAGAGCCTGGACCTGCTGTTCCAGATCTGCGGCACTGACCGCTGCATGTTCGGCACGGAGAACCCGGGTTCCGGCTCCAGCCAGAACCCCGAGACGGGCGAGTGGCTGGACGACCTGAAGCCCGTCATCGAGTCCATTGACTGGCTGTCGGACCAGGACCGCAAGAACGTGTTTGAGGACACCGCGAAGAAGGCGTTCCCGCGCTTTTCCATCGC
- a CDS encoding Rieske 2Fe-2S domain-containing protein: MLTQEDNELICRVGPGAPMGEVMRRYWHPLLISDELPEPDCPPVRARLLGEDLIAFRDTNGKIGLIAESCPHRGASLFFGINQECGIMCIYHGWKFDVNGDCVDMPSDMPGSQFKEKVHVTAYPTVESAGVIWAYMGPKEKQPAPPNYIFNNLPPDHVIAYRVPIYCNYLQSMEGNIDSTHLGTLHVYHQDKVPVDLDTDRPGYPSPKFALYSRAKYRYARVDVQDTDYGFRLIAERPTDAGNKYIRTNCFVLPYTAFIAAQRRGAAGVLIQVPIDDYTNQRVGIRYNVHAPFTAAERRQTIETGALMDPNEPKKRLKRAENDYMVDRWAQKNTILAGIWPIPEQDYALIETMGAIYDRTKEHLYGGDAAIIRCRQMLLAMARNIQEGIDPPGLDPDIPTHMIQSEEIVIGPDDDPWLVAADAGETTKRGERLR, encoded by the coding sequence ATGCTCACACAGGAAGACAATGAACTGATCTGTCGAGTAGGCCCCGGCGCGCCCATGGGCGAGGTGATGCGCCGCTACTGGCACCCCTTGCTCATCTCCGACGAGCTCCCGGAGCCGGACTGCCCGCCCGTCCGTGCCCGGCTGCTGGGCGAGGACCTGATCGCCTTCCGCGACACAAACGGCAAGATCGGACTCATCGCCGAGTCGTGTCCCCACCGGGGCGCGTCACTGTTCTTCGGCATCAACCAGGAATGCGGCATCATGTGCATCTACCACGGATGGAAGTTCGACGTGAACGGTGACTGCGTCGACATGCCATCCGACATGCCCGGCAGCCAGTTCAAGGAGAAGGTGCACGTCACGGCATACCCCACCGTCGAGTCGGCCGGCGTCATCTGGGCGTACATGGGACCAAAGGAGAAGCAGCCCGCGCCGCCAAACTACATCTTCAACAACCTGCCCCCGGATCACGTCATCGCCTACCGCGTGCCCATCTACTGCAACTACCTGCAGAGCATGGAGGGCAACATCGACTCCACCCACCTGGGCACGCTGCACGTCTACCACCAGGACAAGGTTCCCGTTGACCTCGACACCGACAGGCCGGGCTACCCGTCTCCCAAGTTCGCGCTCTACTCCCGCGCAAAGTACCGCTACGCCCGCGTCGACGTACAGGACACGGACTACGGCTTCCGCCTCATCGCCGAGCGCCCCACTGACGCCGGCAACAAGTACATCCGCACTAACTGCTTTGTCCTGCCGTACACGGCCTTCATTGCAGCCCAGCGCCGAGGCGCAGCGGGCGTGCTCATCCAAGTGCCGATTGACGACTACACGAACCAGCGCGTGGGCATCCGTTACAACGTCCACGCCCCATTCACCGCCGCGGAGCGACGGCAGACCATCGAAACAGGCGCGCTAATGGACCCGAACGAGCCCAAGAAGCGGCTCAAGAGGGCCGAGAACGACTACATGGTCGACCGCTGGGCCCAGAAGAACACCATTCTGGCAGGCATCTGGCCCATCCCCGAGCAGGACTACGCCCTGATCGAGACCATGGGCGCAATCTACGACCGCACCAAGGAGCACCTCTACGGCGGCGACGCGGCCATCATCCGCTGCCGTCAGATGCTTTTGGCGATGGCCCGCAACATCCAGGAAGGGATTGACCCGCCGGGCCTCGACCCAGACATTCCGACGCACATGATCCAGTCGGAAGAGATAGTTATCGGCCCCGACGACGACCCGTGGCTCGTCGCGGCAGACGCCGGCGAGACCACCAAGCGAGGTGAGCGCCTCCGGTAG
- a CDS encoding ABC transporter substrate-binding protein yields MTMPLSGMGLRLLLIMVLAVALSAACSSSDTGGGTQTAPVQQAAPAAPQVPAPAPAAAMPAESAPGTAMAPAAAAKPVADPGAAPREALEAKIQRVVFGVNVLSQEYSIMRHGSQTQSIQYRPEYEHLVALDPDTGQTIPELATEWSLEPDGLSFRFKLRKGVQFHRGWGEFTARDVIHTHEQLALPDSEHAQAFSWARDVSRVDAVNDYEVIFRLTSPDANFLSKLGEQQSMMPIQSKANFDAEGEPTTPEALFIAGTAPYQMQSRSLSSYIRFERPEGNHWRITPDFEEFEYKFVAEPSTRLAGLLAGEMHIADIPKDLQPQATGKGMGIANGNVPGLRTWVNISCCWADPETGAYPARPDSPLTDVRVRKALSKAINRPLLNEAFFRNSASPMYMNHFHPTRLAWNPDWETNFPEQHGYDPAASRAILAEAGYNENNPLETNFDIAELPHYAGASDLGEGIIGMFDDVGVKVNILTRESAIRSAARRAFKDANHLIVSASSSDHFFGFAVWTTPIFSKTNANNIPAINDITRTGMQTLDPEAQFNVWRDIGNAYYDAYLTLPLFWLPAEAVYNPEFISDYVFPGSITGTWTHIQNIRAAQ; encoded by the coding sequence ATGACAATGCCACTTAGTGGAATGGGGTTACGGTTGCTCCTGATTATGGTGCTGGCAGTCGCCCTCTCCGCGGCCTGCTCCAGCAGTGACACCGGTGGAGGAACCCAGACGGCGCCCGTACAGCAGGCCGCGCCCGCCGCTCCTCAGGTCCCGGCCCCAGCGCCGGCGGCCGCAATGCCCGCCGAAAGCGCGCCAGGCACCGCAATGGCGCCGGCCGCAGCAGCCAAGCCCGTTGCGGACCCAGGGGCAGCGCCCAGAGAAGCCCTGGAAGCCAAGATCCAGCGTGTTGTATTTGGCGTCAACGTGCTGAGCCAGGAGTACAGCATCATGCGCCACGGCAGTCAGACCCAGTCCATCCAGTACCGCCCGGAGTACGAGCATCTCGTTGCCCTGGACCCTGATACCGGGCAAACGATCCCGGAGCTGGCGACGGAGTGGTCACTTGAGCCGGACGGCCTCTCCTTCCGTTTCAAGTTGCGGAAGGGTGTCCAGTTCCACCGCGGCTGGGGAGAGTTTACGGCGAGGGACGTAATCCACACCCATGAACAGCTCGCGCTCCCGGACTCGGAGCACGCCCAGGCCTTCAGCTGGGCGCGGGACGTCAGCAGGGTGGATGCCGTTAATGACTACGAAGTGATCTTCCGCCTCACCAGCCCCGACGCGAACTTCCTGAGCAAGTTGGGTGAGCAGCAGAGCATGATGCCCATCCAGAGCAAGGCCAACTTTGACGCTGAGGGCGAGCCGACAACTCCGGAAGCGTTGTTCATCGCCGGCACGGCGCCGTACCAGATGCAAAGCCGGTCCCTCTCCAGCTACATCCGCTTTGAACGGCCTGAGGGGAATCACTGGCGCATCACACCGGACTTCGAGGAGTTTGAGTACAAGTTCGTGGCTGAACCTTCAACCCGCCTCGCCGGCTTGCTGGCGGGCGAAATGCACATAGCCGACATTCCCAAGGACCTGCAGCCGCAGGCAACCGGCAAGGGCATGGGCATCGCCAACGGCAACGTTCCCGGCCTGCGGACGTGGGTCAATATTTCCTGCTGCTGGGCGGACCCGGAGACGGGGGCATACCCCGCCAGACCCGACAGTCCATTGACCGACGTTAGAGTGCGTAAGGCGCTGTCCAAGGCCATTAACCGCCCGCTCCTCAATGAGGCCTTCTTCCGGAACTCGGCCTCCCCAATGTACATGAACCACTTCCACCCCACTCGGCTGGCGTGGAACCCTGACTGGGAGACCAACTTCCCGGAGCAGCACGGCTATGACCCAGCCGCGTCCCGAGCGATCCTTGCGGAAGCCGGGTACAACGAGAACAACCCGCTCGAGACCAACTTCGACATCGCGGAGTTGCCCCACTACGCTGGAGCCAGCGACCTGGGCGAGGGCATCATCGGCATGTTCGACGACGTCGGAGTGAAGGTGAACATACTCACCAGAGAGTCCGCGATACGCTCGGCCGCGCGACGAGCATTCAAGGACGCCAACCACCTCATCGTCTCGGCGTCCAGTTCTGACCATTTCTTCGGGTTCGCGGTGTGGACCACGCCCATCTTCTCAAAGACCAACGCCAACAACATTCCCGCAATCAACGACATTACGAGGACGGGAATGCAAACACTGGACCCTGAGGCGCAGTTTAACGTTTGGAGGGACATAGGGAACGCATACTATGATGCCTACCTGACCCTGCCGCTCTTCTGGCTCCCGGCGGAGGCGGTATACAACCCGGAGTTCATCTCCGACTATGTCTTCCCGGGGTCCATCACCGGCACGTGGACGCACATCCAGAACATCAGGGCAGCCCAGTAG